One window from the genome of Desulfobotulus pelophilus encodes:
- a CDS encoding ABC transporter permease subunit: protein MTPSSFHSIRAVFKRELMSYFITPVAYVFLVIFLILQAFFTFQVSRLFESGQADLRPFFDWQPWIFLFLIPAVSMRLWSDEQRQGTLELLLTLPLSLTAIILGKFLAAWAFIALALFLTFPVVLTVLYLGSPDLSAIFCAYLGSFFMAGAFLSVGIFTSALTRSQVISFVLTLIFCLLFVLAGYPPVMDMLGASAPQSLASFIAGLSFLTHFNTFAMGIFDLRDLVYYLSVIVFMLTANGILLVNRRS, encoded by the coding sequence ATGACGCCCTCTTCCTTTCACTCCATACGCGCCGTGTTCAAACGGGAACTCATGAGTTATTTCATCACGCCCGTAGCCTATGTGTTTCTTGTTATTTTTCTCATACTGCAGGCCTTTTTTACCTTTCAGGTAAGCCGACTCTTTGAATCCGGCCAGGCAGATCTCAGACCCTTTTTCGACTGGCAGCCCTGGATTTTTCTTTTTCTCATTCCCGCTGTCTCCATGAGACTCTGGAGCGATGAACAAAGGCAGGGCACCCTGGAGCTGCTCCTTACCCTGCCCCTTTCCCTGACGGCCATCATTCTGGGAAAATTTCTGGCCGCATGGGCCTTCATCGCACTGGCCCTTTTTCTCACCTTTCCTGTGGTGCTCACGGTGCTCTATCTCGGCAGTCCGGATCTCTCTGCCATCTTCTGTGCCTATCTCGGCAGCTTCTTCATGGCCGGAGCCTTTCTCAGCGTGGGCATTTTCACATCCGCCCTCACCCGCAGTCAGGTGATCAGCTTTGTGCTGACCCTTATTTTCTGCCTGCTCTTCGTTCTTGCCGGCTATCCACCGGTCATGGATATGCTGGGGGCCAGTGCCCCCCAAAGCCTTGCCTCCTTCATTGCAGGTTTAAGTTTTTTGACCCATTTCAACACCTTTGCCATGGGCATTTTTGATCTCAGGGATCTTGTCTATTATCTATCCGTCATTGTTTTCATGCTTACGGCCAACGGCATTCTCCTCGTGAACCGCCGCTCCTGA
- a CDS encoding ABC transporter ATP-binding protein, with protein MIEVKSLSKDFNGKKAVDAISFTVEKGEILGFLGPNGAGKSTTMRMITGYLPPSSGTAVIDGCDILHHPIEARARLGYLSETAPVYPEMTVREFLLFCSEVRGFSGKNRGRAADTAMDRCFLTSVANQPAHTLSKGYRQRVSFAQSILHDPAYLILDEPTDGLDPNQKHEVRQMIQAMGEAKAILISTHILDEVEALCPRALIIAEGRIVADDSPENLRRQDPDYGACTLTLSSPPTAALLEKLRALGEVKQETLPTDTAFARLHIRPRQYQPDFSSQIEGICRQSGACLTEIFISQGRLDTIFRMLTTQQNAA; from the coding sequence ATGATCGAAGTCAAAAGCCTCAGCAAGGACTTCAACGGCAAAAAAGCCGTGGATGCCATCTCCTTTACCGTTGAGAAGGGAGAGATACTGGGTTTTCTGGGCCCCAATGGGGCCGGAAAATCCACCACCATGCGCATGATCACAGGCTATCTGCCACCCAGTTCCGGTACGGCTGTCATTGATGGTTGTGACATTCTCCATCACCCCATAGAGGCCAGGGCCAGACTGGGCTACCTGTCGGAAACAGCCCCTGTATATCCGGAAATGACCGTACGGGAATTTTTACTTTTCTGTTCGGAAGTCAGGGGTTTTTCCGGAAAGAACCGAGGCAGAGCTGCCGATACGGCCATGGACAGATGTTTTCTGACAAGCGTGGCGAACCAACCCGCCCATACCCTTTCCAAGGGATACCGCCAGCGTGTCAGTTTTGCCCAGAGCATCCTCCATGATCCCGCCTACCTGATTCTGGATGAACCCACAGACGGGCTGGACCCCAATCAGAAACATGAAGTGAGGCAGATGATACAGGCCATGGGAGAGGCCAAGGCCATTCTCATTTCCACCCATATTCTCGATGAGGTGGAAGCCCTCTGCCCCAGAGCCCTCATCATTGCGGAAGGTCGTATTGTGGCTGATGACAGCCCGGAGAACCTTCGCCGTCAGGACCCGGATTACGGTGCCTGCACGCTCACTCTCAGCAGCCCTCCGACTGCCGCACTTCTCGAAAAACTTCGTGCCCTTGGTGAAGTGAAACAAGAAACACTACCCACGGATACAGCGTTTGCCCGGCTCCACATCCGGCCCCGGCAGTATCAGCCGGACTTTTCTTCACAGATCGAGGGAATATGCCGCCAGTCCGGAGCTTGCCTCACCGAAATTTTCATTTCACAGGGCAGGCTGGACACGATATTCCGAATGCTGACCACCCAGCAAAATGCAGCCTGA
- the resB gene encoding cytochrome c biogenesis protein ResB produces MEKNRATEEQGVIRQVWMMFASIKLSIIVLLLLAATSVVGTLIPQRPGARPEAGEGLWAQISSFLYLHDMYNSWWFQLLLLLLAVNLIVCSLERLPAVWRWVRKTARPPRAERVRKLDNAAVFIRKEDLDTAEKKALDSLRGWAIRTGVEREGDSRLVHAEFGRWTRLGVYVVHLSVLLLLAGGLVGSLFGFSGFVNIPEGETAHEIRLRGGGGTMDPGFSIRCDSFYVGFYPDGTPRKYRSTLTLLDRGGKEILTEDIRVNHPLTYQGVRMYQSSYGTAAARSVSLKLIPEQGEPILLTGEVREPFSVPFTDGHIVLMNFMDNFQLRGHRLGPTFLGFYESAEGKRETLVLPRRHPGFDRMRMGERGFAIEINDYEPLYFTGLQVSKDPGVGLVYLGFTLMLLGCWVAFFLSHRRLFVLLEKGEDGGVQYTVAGTANRGQHALNHRVVRIAENLKKA; encoded by the coding sequence ATGGAAAAGAACAGAGCAACAGAGGAACAAGGTGTCATCCGGCAGGTATGGATGATGTTTGCATCCATAAAACTCTCCATCATTGTGCTGCTGCTGCTGGCGGCAACCTCGGTGGTGGGAACCCTCATTCCCCAGAGACCCGGTGCCCGGCCCGAGGCCGGAGAAGGGCTGTGGGCACAGATATCCTCCTTTCTGTATTTACATGACATGTACAATTCATGGTGGTTTCAGCTGCTTCTTCTGCTGCTGGCCGTCAATCTCATTGTCTGCAGCCTTGAGCGTCTGCCCGCCGTATGGCGCTGGGTACGGAAAACGGCCCGTCCTCCCCGTGCGGAAAGGGTTCGGAAGCTGGATAATGCCGCTGTTTTTATCCGGAAGGAAGATCTGGATACAGCCGAAAAAAAGGCACTTGATTCCCTGCGGGGCTGGGCCATTCGTACCGGTGTGGAGAGGGAAGGGGACAGTCGGCTGGTGCATGCGGAGTTCGGACGCTGGACCCGTCTTGGGGTATATGTGGTGCATCTGAGTGTACTGCTTCTTCTTGCCGGTGGCCTTGTGGGCTCCCTGTTCGGGTTCTCCGGTTTTGTGAATATCCCTGAGGGTGAAACGGCCCATGAAATCAGGCTGAGGGGTGGTGGGGGAACCATGGATCCGGGTTTTTCCATCCGTTGTGATTCTTTTTATGTGGGTTTTTACCCCGATGGAACGCCCCGAAAATACCGTTCCACCCTCACCCTGCTGGACAGGGGCGGAAAGGAAATTCTCACGGAAGATATCCGGGTGAACCATCCCCTGACCTATCAGGGTGTTCGTATGTATCAGTCCAGTTATGGTACGGCTGCGGCCCGTTCCGTTTCCCTGAAGCTGATCCCCGAACAGGGAGAACCCATCCTGTTGACGGGCGAGGTGAGGGAGCCTTTTTCCGTTCCCTTTACGGACGGTCATATCGTTCTCATGAATTTTATGGACAATTTCCAGTTGCGGGGGCACAGGCTGGGGCCGACCTTCCTGGGCTTCTATGAGTCCGCCGAAGGCAAACGAGAAACTCTGGTGCTGCCCCGGAGGCATCCGGGTTTTGACCGCATGCGCATGGGAGAACGGGGTTTCGCCATAGAGATAAATGATTATGAGCCCCTTTATTTTACAGGCCTTCAGGTAAGCAAAGATCCCGGTGTGGGGCTGGTGTATCTGGGTTTCACCCTCATGCTGCTGGGATGCTGGGTTGCCTTTTTTCTCTCGCACAGAAGACTTTTTGTCCTTCTGGAAAAGGGGGAAGACGGTGGTGTGCAGTATACGGTGGCGGGTACTGCCAACCGTGGTCAGCATGCCCTGAATCATCGGGTTGTGCGGATTGCAGAAAACCTGAAAAAGGCCTGA
- the ccsB gene encoding c-type cytochrome biogenesis protein CcsB: protein MNSSLILSIVTFVYGAAALLYLSAWVFQKPAWGKGATVLLWTGLLGNTVGFCLRWAESYQMGIGRIPLSNLYESLVFFSLSMAALYLFVEWKTGRREVGAFFGPLIFLAIAYASLSPHINDQIRPLVPALKSNWLTVHVITCFLGYAGFALAFATSIMFLIHPGEGSDRGWRSRLPAPDILDDLTYRMVVFGFLFLSLGIITGSVWANSAWGSYWSWDPKETWSLITWIIYAVLLHARLMRSWTGKKIAWVSILGFAAVMFTYFGVNFLPGLHSYGSF, encoded by the coding sequence ATGAACAGTTCTCTTATTCTTTCCATTGTTACCTTTGTATATGGTGCCGCCGCCCTTTTGTACCTTTCGGCCTGGGTCTTTCAAAAACCCGCCTGGGGTAAGGGCGCTACGGTTCTTCTCTGGACAGGGCTGCTTGGCAATACGGTTGGCTTTTGTCTGCGCTGGGCGGAAAGTTATCAGATGGGTATCGGACGTATTCCCTTGTCCAACCTGTATGAATCCCTTGTTTTCTTTTCCCTGAGCATGGCAGCCCTCTATCTGTTTGTGGAATGGAAAACGGGCCGCAGGGAAGTGGGGGCTTTTTTTGGTCCACTTATTTTTCTTGCCATCGCCTATGCTTCCCTGTCTCCCCATATCAATGATCAGATCCGGCCGCTGGTGCCTGCTTTGAAGAGCAACTGGCTGACAGTCCATGTCATTACCTGTTTTCTTGGCTATGCGGGGTTTGCTCTGGCCTTTGCCACCAGTATCATGTTCCTCATTCATCCGGGGGAGGGCAGTGACAGGGGCTGGAGAAGCCGTCTTCCGGCCCCGGACATACTGGATGACCTTACCTATCGTATGGTGGTGTTTGGTTTTCTTTTTCTTTCTCTGGGAATTATTACCGGTTCGGTGTGGGCTAACTCCGCCTGGGGCAGTTACTGGTCATGGGACCCCAAGGAAACCTGGTCTCTGATCACCTGGATTATTTATGCCGTTTTGCTCCATGCCCGGCTTATGCGCTCCTGGACGGGCAAAAAAATTGCTTGGGTGTCCATTCTGGGTTTTGCTGCGGTGATGTTTACCTACTTTGGCGTTAACTTCCTTCCCGGACTGCACAGTTACGGCAGTTTCTGA
- the murA gene encoding UDP-N-acetylglucosamine 1-carboxyvinyltransferase — protein MDTIEIKGGVRLNGEVPISGAKNAALPILASALLVEGSCGFSRVPNLRDIDSILLLLEDLGCTVTRDEDRVRVDAAGLNRTEAAYDLVRKMRASILVLGPLVARLGKARVSLPGGCAIGARPVDLHLKGLEAMGARIRLEHGYVEAEASRLKGADICFDVPTVGGTENLMMAAALAEGETILRNAAREPEIVALADVLNAMGASVEGAGTSKIAIQGVSSLQPVSTEIIPDRIEAGTFLVAGALTGGDVTACGCNPDHLRAVIDKLRATGAHVETGPDWARVRGQFPIKSVDITTQPYPGFPTDMQAQFMVLLSMAEGTSVISENIFENRFIHVSELQRMGAAISLHAGNTAKIRGVKELSGAPVMASDLRASASLILAGLVATNTTVVHRVYHLDRGYEAMEEKFTRLGARIRRIR, from the coding sequence ATGGATACCATAGAAATCAAAGGTGGTGTGCGCCTGAACGGGGAAGTGCCCATCAGCGGTGCCAAGAATGCAGCCCTTCCCATTCTGGCTTCGGCCCTTCTGGTGGAAGGAAGCTGTGGATTTTCCCGTGTTCCCAATCTGAGAGATATTGATTCTATTCTTCTTCTTCTGGAAGATCTGGGCTGTACCGTGACAAGGGATGAGGATCGGGTCCGCGTGGATGCGGCGGGTCTCAACCGTACGGAGGCCGCCTATGATCTGGTAAGAAAGATGCGGGCTTCCATTTTGGTACTGGGTCCCCTTGTGGCCAGACTGGGTAAGGCCAGGGTTTCTCTGCCCGGTGGCTGTGCCATTGGTGCACGGCCCGTGGATCTGCATCTCAAAGGGCTTGAGGCCATGGGAGCCCGTATCCGTCTGGAACATGGATACGTGGAAGCGGAAGCGTCGCGTCTGAAGGGAGCGGATATCTGTTTTGATGTGCCTACGGTGGGGGGCACGGAGAATCTGATGATGGCCGCTGCCCTTGCCGAAGGCGAAACCATTCTCAGAAATGCGGCAAGGGAGCCGGAAATTGTTGCCCTGGCCGATGTGCTCAATGCCATGGGTGCCTCGGTGGAAGGGGCGGGGACATCGAAGATAGCCATTCAGGGGGTTTCTTCCCTCCAACCCGTAAGTACAGAAATTATTCCGGATCGCATAGAAGCAGGGACCTTTCTGGTGGCAGGGGCACTGACCGGAGGAGATGTGACAGCCTGTGGTTGCAATCCGGATCACCTGAGGGCTGTCATAGACAAGCTTCGGGCCACCGGTGCACATGTGGAAACTGGGCCGGACTGGGCCCGGGTGAGGGGGCAGTTTCCAATCAAAAGTGTGGATATAACTACCCAGCCCTATCCGGGGTTTCCCACGGACATGCAGGCGCAGTTCATGGTACTGCTCAGCATGGCAGAGGGAACCAGTGTGATTTCGGAAAATATTTTTGAAAACCGCTTTATCCATGTTAGCGAACTGCAGCGTATGGGCGCCGCCATCAGTCTGCATGCGGGGAATACGGCCAAGATACGGGGCGTAAAGGAGCTTTCCGGCGCACCGGTCATGGCTTCGGATTTACGGGCCAGTGCCTCTCTTATTCTGGCAGGTCTTGTGGCCACCAATACAACGGTGGTGCACAGGGTTTATCATCTGGACAGGGGCTATGAGGCCATGGAAGAGAAGTTTACACGGCTGGGAGCCCGTATCCGCCGTATCCGGTAA
- a CDS encoding bacteriohemerythrin, protein MAYWSWVPGLEIHIPEIDAQHRQIVDYINILATAVEEGNTAKTSVVLEKLIQYTVTHFRFEEKLMKEAGYELFREHCLLHESFKEQVLRYQKRLDEGEDVAHDLLTMLSRWLVAHIKNEDKAFAPIVIPHLDKGWVKRKLAQFFPGR, encoded by the coding sequence ATGGCCTACTGGAGCTGGGTTCCAGGTCTGGAAATTCATATCCCGGAAATAGATGCACAGCACCGGCAGATTGTTGACTACATCAATATTCTTGCCACGGCAGTGGAAGAGGGGAACACCGCGAAGACCTCGGTGGTGCTGGAAAAGCTGATCCAATACACGGTCACCCATTTCCGTTTTGAGGAAAAGCTCATGAAGGAGGCTGGTTATGAGCTCTTTCGGGAACATTGTCTTCTTCATGAAAGCTTCAAGGAACAGGTTTTGCGCTACCAGAAGCGTCTTGATGAGGGAGAAGATGTTGCCCATGATCTGCTTACCATGCTCAGTCGCTGGCTAGTGGCACATATTAAAAACGAAGACAAGGCTTTTGCACCCATCGTCATCCCCCATCTGGATAAAGGCTGGGTGAAAAGAAAGCTGGCGCAGTTTTTCCCCGGCAGGTGA
- a CDS encoding DNA internalization-related competence protein ComEC/Rec2 produces the protein MRFSSISFWKRPAIPLLLAFAAGIFWARFWPLPAFGVQIASLTGLTLLALSFRSPRSLFFSCLLPLLCLLAVGHLTGLQVHGPDRQAGRLVSFVQNDTVEVTGRIHGLPKPRYGRTQSHLTQVEVRRYSGEMMSVEGRLVFTLVGEGEVPLPGSLVRFTGKVRPFDNFENPGGFDYRRFQHGRGIMGRVWCRYRDLEVLDAEPAGLVPKVDRFRFFLGEKIRSAVQDRDAGAVLSAMLIGDRSHVTPALREAYTKSGIAHLMAISGLHVGLLAGGIFWLTERFLRWFRFFTERGLTRRVAAFPALVTALSYAMISGGAPSALRAVVMVACGLWVLVMRRRTDVWSLLILAAALLLATEPERLVNVGYLLSITAVAGLILGFQRYPQSFSGVRDVHASALLWLKGLFKTSLFAALFTAPICLYVFREVSLIGMAVNLVMVPLMGMLTLPLAMAGLFLSLFFRTGERFLQLAGVLTSWGNGLAECASSLPFAVLRPGALTLLEVTILYGFLLLWLGFDKKKGWQRPRVALALFLVLLLAGDTLRWTLARMGPDSPVVTILDVGQGSAAGIRLPGGGVMLVDGGGFPWPDSMDTGRSILSPWLDFQKIRTIDVLVASHPHADHVRGFFYLAERYRVKELWIAEAALQETMGQELVSAFRERGTRIRHPSMEKDPLELKGAVFEFFGPGSMRFSSVNDDSLVFRMQTPHGSMLFTGDAERRAESYYAKTHGNALASDVLLVGHHGSRTSTQASFLHAVNPSLALISCGVRNRYRYPSVEVLRRLEASGVRVFRTDTGGAVTLVFKEETIKAGHTPIGIWDRLW, from the coding sequence GTGCGTTTTTCATCCATATCATTCTGGAAAAGACCGGCCATTCCTCTGCTGCTGGCCTTTGCAGCGGGCATTTTCTGGGCGAGATTTTGGCCCCTGCCAGCTTTTGGTGTACAGATAGCTTCCCTGACGGGTCTTACACTTTTGGCTCTGTCTTTTCGAAGCCCCCGCTCCCTCTTTTTTTCCTGCCTTCTCCCCCTTCTATGCCTGCTTGCCGTGGGACACCTGACCGGTCTTCAGGTACACGGACCGGATAGGCAAGCAGGCCGCCTTGTTTCTTTTGTTCAAAACGACACCGTTGAGGTAACGGGTCGTATCCATGGTCTGCCCAAGCCCCGCTACGGAAGGACGCAGTCCCACCTGACGCAGGTGGAAGTCCGTAGGTATTCCGGCGAGATGATGTCCGTTGAGGGAAGGCTGGTGTTCACTTTGGTGGGTGAAGGGGAGGTTCCCCTGCCGGGAAGCCTTGTTCGTTTTACAGGTAAAGTCAGACCCTTTGATAATTTTGAGAATCCGGGTGGGTTCGATTACCGGAGATTTCAGCATGGTCGGGGCATCATGGGGCGGGTCTGGTGCCGATACAGGGATCTGGAGGTGCTGGATGCGGAGCCCGCAGGGCTTGTCCCAAAGGTGGATCGATTCCGTTTTTTTCTTGGAGAAAAGATCCGGTCGGCTGTGCAGGACAGGGATGCAGGGGCGGTTCTTTCCGCCATGCTCATTGGTGACAGGAGTCATGTGACCCCTGCCCTGCGGGAAGCGTATACAAAAAGCGGTATTGCCCATCTCATGGCCATATCCGGTCTTCATGTGGGGCTTCTTGCCGGTGGTATCTTCTGGCTTACCGAACGTTTTTTACGGTGGTTTCGTTTTTTTACGGAACGGGGTCTGACCCGAAGGGTGGCCGCTTTTCCTGCCCTTGTTACGGCCCTTTCTTATGCCATGATATCCGGTGGGGCTCCTTCGGCCTTACGGGCTGTGGTCATGGTAGCCTGCGGACTCTGGGTTCTGGTGATGCGTCGCCGTACGGATGTATGGAGCCTCCTGATACTGGCGGCGGCCCTTCTTCTGGCAACGGAGCCTGAACGTCTTGTAAATGTGGGCTATCTTCTCAGTATCACTGCCGTAGCCGGTCTGATTCTGGGCTTTCAGCGTTATCCCCAGTCCTTTTCCGGTGTGAGGGATGTTCATGCCAGTGCCTTGCTGTGGCTGAAAGGGCTTTTCAAAACCTCTCTTTTTGCAGCCCTGTTTACAGCTCCCATCTGCCTTTACGTGTTCCGGGAGGTTTCCCTGATTGGTATGGCCGTCAATCTTGTGATGGTACCGCTCATGGGGATGCTGACCCTGCCCCTTGCCATGGCAGGTCTTTTTTTATCCCTCTTTTTCCGCACAGGTGAGAGGTTCCTGCAACTGGCAGGTGTACTGACCTCATGGGGAAATGGACTGGCTGAATGTGCGTCCAGTTTGCCCTTTGCCGTACTGCGGCCCGGTGCTCTTACACTGCTGGAAGTGACTATTCTGTATGGGTTTCTCCTTCTCTGGCTGGGTTTTGATAAGAAAAAAGGATGGCAGAGGCCACGGGTGGCCCTGGCTCTTTTTCTGGTACTGCTTCTGGCAGGTGATACCCTGCGATGGACCCTTGCCCGTATGGGGCCGGACAGCCCTGTTGTTACCATACTGGATGTGGGGCAGGGTTCGGCTGCAGGCATTCGGCTGCCCGGCGGAGGGGTTATGCTGGTGGATGGTGGCGGGTTCCCATGGCCGGACTCCATGGATACAGGCCGAAGTATTCTTTCTCCATGGCTGGATTTTCAGAAGATTCGAACCATTGATGTGCTGGTGGCATCCCATCCCCATGCGGATCATGTGAGGGGTTTTTTTTATCTGGCGGAGCGGTACCGGGTAAAAGAACTCTGGATAGCCGAGGCGGCCCTGCAGGAAACCATGGGGCAGGAACTTGTGTCGGCCTTCAGAGAACGGGGCACCCGTATCCGGCACCCTTCCATGGAAAAGGATCCTCTGGAGCTGAAAGGGGCGGTTTTTGAATTTTTTGGTCCCGGCTCCATGCGGTTTTCCAGTGTTAATGATGACTCCCTGGTTTTCCGCATGCAAACGCCCCATGGCAGCATGCTGTTTACGGGAGATGCGGAAAGAAGGGCGGAAAGCTATTATGCGAAAACCCATGGAAATGCCCTGGCGTCGGATGTACTCCTTGTAGGGCATCATGGAAGCCGGACATCCACACAGGCCTCTTTTCTGCACGCGGTGAATCCTTCCCTTGCCCTGATTTCCTGCGGTGTCAGAAACCGTTACCGTTATCCTTCGGTGGAGGTTCTCCGTAGGCTGGAAGCTTCCGGTGTGCGGGTTTTCCGAACGGATACGGGGGGAGCCGTCACCCTTGTTTTCAAGGAAGAGACCATTAAGGCAGGGCATACCCCCATCGGTATCTGGGACAGGCTTTGGTAA
- a CDS encoding TolC family protein — protein MQVFRTIVVLSGLICPLIIGCSLMKSSGSSIPMADNALSGLFDWSSLDGEIRTSILGDLIRSDSLKELVAEALDANPGLQQTLFTLQISMAEYRQASGERMPEVSAAYGVQREKDDGTSYTGSLTISWEADLWQRLADSRLAVEKDAAQQAALYQAARDTLGAEVMKTWLALAGAFDGIIIEEKRISTLEKRKMITEQRYRSGIATAEDLDRLRSSLASANADLEASMEKMAGHARTLTILLGRDRDEPFDFSEKEVVVLVPVADVPELSVGRRPDLKAAYLAIEADALRTRVAYKDLLPGIRLQAVLEDAASSPGSALMRDPVWSLLAQLTAPIFQGGRLRAAVEIAELTEARSYEAYRETLLTAIYEVWEAAGVERSLTRQLVHMESALAALRNRLHHREKEYSSGLSDRLTLLEMQQEVDELTMEMNRLVYERLVNRIGLGLALGLGVDR, from the coding sequence ATGCAAGTGTTTCGTACCATCGTTGTTTTGTCTGGTTTGATCTGTCCGTTGATCATTGGGTGCAGCCTTATGAAAAGTTCGGGAAGTTCAATTCCCATGGCAGATAATGCCCTGTCCGGACTTTTTGACTGGTCATCTCTTGATGGCGAGATTCGGACTTCCATTCTGGGTGATCTGATCCGATCGGATTCTCTGAAAGAGCTTGTGGCAGAGGCACTGGATGCGAATCCAGGACTGCAGCAGACCCTGTTTACCCTGCAGATTTCTATGGCGGAATACAGGCAGGCTTCCGGGGAGCGTATGCCCGAGGTGAGTGCTGCCTATGGTGTGCAAAGGGAAAAGGATGATGGAACATCCTACACGGGTTCCCTGACCATCAGCTGGGAGGCGGATCTTTGGCAAAGGTTGGCGGACAGCCGTCTGGCTGTGGAAAAAGATGCTGCTCAACAGGCCGCTTTATATCAGGCCGCGCGGGACACCCTTGGGGCGGAGGTGATGAAGACCTGGCTGGCTTTGGCCGGGGCTTTTGATGGGATCATCATAGAAGAAAAACGTATATCCACTCTGGAAAAAAGAAAGATGATCACGGAACAGCGTTACAGGAGCGGCATTGCCACGGCTGAAGATCTGGATCGACTACGGAGCTCCCTTGCATCCGCCAATGCCGATCTGGAGGCATCCATGGAAAAAATGGCAGGGCATGCCCGAACGCTCACGATTCTTCTGGGCCGTGACCGTGACGAGCCCTTTGATTTTTCAGAAAAGGAAGTAGTTGTTCTGGTACCGGTGGCCGATGTGCCTGAACTGAGTGTGGGGCGCAGGCCGGATCTGAAAGCGGCCTATCTGGCCATTGAGGCCGATGCCCTTCGCACTCGGGTTGCCTATAAGGACCTTCTCCCGGGTATCCGCCTGCAGGCTGTTCTGGAGGATGCGGCCTCTTCTCCCGGCTCTGCCTTGATGAGAGATCCGGTATGGTCTCTGCTAGCACAGCTTACGGCCCCCATTTTTCAGGGGGGGAGACTGAGGGCAGCCGTTGAAATTGCGGAGCTGACAGAGGCGAGAAGTTATGAGGCCTATCGCGAAACCCTGCTCACAGCCATTTATGAGGTGTGGGAAGCGGCAGGAGTGGAGCGTTCCCTTACCCGGCAGCTTGTGCATATGGAAAGCGCACTGGCAGCCCTGCGTAACCGGTTGCACCATCGGGAAAAAGAGTATTCTTCAGGTTTGAGCGACAGGTTGACGCTGCTGGAAATGCAGCAGGAAGTGGATGAACTGACTATGGAAATGAATCGTCTTGTCTATGAACGTCTGGTGAACCGCATTGGTCTTGGGCTGGCACTTGGCCTGGGGGTGGATCGATGA
- a CDS encoding efflux RND transporter periplasmic adaptor subunit, whose amino-acid sequence MKQAPLQWMVTVAAILVFIAVAWMIVNSMREGARVPVVIESHPVQYPDVSVVRAKAGTHGAVVRAYGAVSPRFSLDLTAEISGLVESLGEDCEPGKRVAKGTLLVSVEDSEYRSAVALAQKELADSRIALLEEEGRSRQAEAEWSSSDLQGAPDSELVLRAPQLAAALAAVASAEAALAKAGRELERTEIRAPFDAIVVERSIAPGSYLQSGSQIAVLYSTDRADIRIHLASEEWAMLPESRVVNSGLWPVQVWHAQSGEAWDGRILRLEQHANSHTRQRALIVAVDAPLDREPPLLAGSFVNMVIPGVELGNLWCLPPSSLSQNGEIWYVTEDQLLRSFDSNIIFSDDKGIYIAAPESLAGEEQQILVRPLSSYVQGMKVNPVEVKGHE is encoded by the coding sequence ATGAAGCAGGCTCCGTTACAGTGGATGGTTACGGTGGCAGCCATTTTGGTTTTTATTGCTGTTGCCTGGATGATTGTGAACAGCATGCGGGAAGGGGCCAGGGTGCCGGTGGTCATTGAGAGTCATCCTGTGCAATACCCCGATGTGAGTGTTGTGCGGGCAAAGGCAGGGACCCATGGGGCTGTGGTAAGGGCTTATGGAGCTGTATCTCCCCGGTTTTCTTTGGATCTCACAGCAGAGATCAGTGGTCTTGTGGAGAGCCTTGGTGAAGATTGTGAGCCGGGCAAGAGGGTGGCAAAAGGGACGCTCCTTGTTTCGGTGGAGGACAGTGAGTATCGCTCGGCTGTAGCTCTGGCTCAGAAAGAGCTGGCGGACAGCCGGATTGCATTGCTGGAGGAAGAAGGCAGAAGCAGGCAGGCAGAAGCAGAATGGTCTTCTTCCGATCTGCAGGGAGCTCCGGATTCTGAGCTGGTGCTGCGGGCCCCTCAGCTGGCAGCGGCTCTGGCCGCCGTTGCCAGTGCGGAGGCAGCACTGGCTAAAGCCGGGAGGGAACTGGAGCGGACCGAAATCAGGGCTCCCTTTGATGCCATTGTGGTGGAGCGATCCATTGCCCCGGGAAGTTATCTGCAGTCGGGTAGCCAGATTGCTGTTCTTTACAGTACGGATCGGGCTGATATCCGGATCCATCTGGCTTCAGAAGAGTGGGCCATGCTGCCGGAAAGCCGTGTTGTGAACAGTGGTCTATGGCCGGTTCAGGTGTGGCATGCTCAGAGTGGTGAGGCTTGGGACGGGAGAATTCTCAGGCTGGAGCAGCATGCCAATAGCCATACACGGCAACGGGCTCTGATTGTGGCTGTGGATGCACCTCTGGACAGGGAACCACCACTTCTGGCGGGAAGTTTTGTCAACATGGTGATACCGGGTGTTGAACTGGGTAATCTCTGGTGTCTGCCACCCTCATCCCTGAGCCAGAATGGTGAAATCTGGTATGTGACAGAAGACCAGTTGTTGCGGTCTTTTGATTCAAACATCATATTCAGTGATGATAAGGGAATCTATATTGCCGCACCGGAAAGTCTGGCCGGGGAGGAACAGCAGATTCTGGTCCGTCCCCTGAGCAGCTATGTGCAGGGGATGAAGGTGAATCCGGTGGAGGTAAAAGGACATGAATAA